TCTGTCAACAGGGCAATGCCAAGACAAAGCGCGACTACACCCAGCAGAAATAACTCTCGGCTCTCCGTCCGTGCCAGCAACCGCAACAGCGAGGGAATCACCCAAATGCCAGCGGCGATCGCTCCTGCGGCTAGCAGAGCGGTTTGCAACAATGCCCACCCGACAGCAATACCAATCTCATCAGCGGGGCGATCGAGGGCAGGCAACACCGCTAACATCAGTCCTAATGCCAGGTCTTGCACTACCAAAATGCCCAGCATGACTCGACCGTGTGGGGTTTCCGTCTCGTTGCGCTCCATCAAACACTTGAGCACAACCGCGGTCGATGAGAGCGACAAGATAGCCCCTAAAAACACCCCTTGAGTAGGAGATGTAACCCAGCCAATACCAATCGAAACCAGAGCCGTCACTAAAATCGTGGAGAGAATTTGTAGCGTCCCTCCCCCCAAACTGATGGCTTGCACTTTCCTCAATTCAGCAAAGGAGAATTCCACACCCAGTGCAAACAGCAAAAATGCAGCTCCCAGTTGTGCCAGTGTTTCTACCTGAACTAATTCCTTTATTAGCCCCAACCCAGCAGGGCCAACTAACACCCCTCCCACCAAATAACCCAGCAACACGGGCTGTTTTAACAACGCGGCGAGCAATCCGCCTCCAGCTGCTGCTGCTAATACCATTACTAAATCAACAATCAGCCTGACGTCTTCTTGCACGGGTTCCTAGCGATCCTGAGAGAAATGTTAAATAGTCTTAATTCTTAGAATACAGAGTTTTGTAGGTGACTGGGAGAGGAGATTGGGTGAAACAGGTAATTTGTAAAAACAGTTGGAACTCCTGGGAAAGGAATGTTAGTCTATCTGGTCAAGAGTGTTTGCCTCCTCATCGTCGCCTCCTCACCATGACTTCTCTGATCTCTAGACTCCGCGTTGTCTCTCCTCAATTGAATCGTCTGATTCGTCAGCCTCGATTGATTCTTAGTCTATTTTTTGGCTTGATTGTTTTGTTATCGGTCTTAACTAGCCCTGCTCAAGCGTTTCAAGTGCAGGTGCAGCCAACGAATCCACAACTGGGAGACACGATCTCGGTAATTGTGCAGAGCGATCGCCCCAACACAACTCCCACAGTTACCTTTAACCAGAAGACCTACCCAACGTTTGCCACAGGCACCAATCGTTATCGAGCACTGCTGCCCACGACTCCGCTCGATCGCCCTGGGCGGATGACGATTCAGGTCACGGATGGTCAGGATGTCAGCAACTTAGCGGTAAACTTGCGCGATCGCTCCTTTCCCACACAGCGCATCCGCGTGAGGGGGGGTGGTTCTGACGGCACAGATTTTGAGTTTAATCGGGTGAATGAGTTTAAGCGGTTAGTGACGCCTGAAAAGTTTTGGAGCGGGGCATTTGCCCGTCCGGCAGGGGGTGAAATTACCTCCGTGTACGGGGTACGGCGGTATTACAACGGTGTTTTTGCGCAAAACTACTATCACCGAGGCGTGGATTACGGCGGTGGTGCAGGTGCCCCAGTGGTGGCTCCGGCTCCCGGTCGAGTGGTGTTAGTAGGACGCGAATCGGAAGGATTTCGGCTCCATGGCAACACCATTGGTATTGACCATGGGCAGGGCGTTTCCAGCATTTTTCTGCATCTCAGCCGCATGGATGTGCGTGAGGGAGATTTTGTGCAAGCAGGGCAACGGATTGGGGCGATCGGGGCGACTGGTTCCGCCACTGGACCCAATTTACATTGGGGCTTGTATGTGCATGGGCAGTCGGTTGACCCTGTTCCCTGGCGGTATGACGGGTTTGAGTAGAGCTTACCTGTAGCATTGGCGCGAAAGTTTCACACAATCTATATCAAATTCGGTGCCTTTTATGGAATCTGGGGCAAACTATAGCTGAGGGACATAAGCTTGCCCCCTCAACGTCTCCCTGGATATAGAGAACAACAATATGAGTATTGAGAAAATTGTTGAACAAGCCCTACAGGATGGGTATTTGACTCCTGCAATGGAAGCTGAAGTTGGGCGCATTTGT
This DNA window, taken from Oscillatoria sp. FACHB-1407, encodes the following:
- a CDS encoding M23 family metallopeptidase yields the protein MTSLISRLRVVSPQLNRLIRQPRLILSLFFGLIVLLSVLTSPAQAFQVQVQPTNPQLGDTISVIVQSDRPNTTPTVTFNQKTYPTFATGTNRYRALLPTTPLDRPGRMTIQVTDGQDVSNLAVNLRDRSFPTQRIRVRGGGSDGTDFEFNRVNEFKRLVTPEKFWSGAFARPAGGEITSVYGVRRYYNGVFAQNYYHRGVDYGGGAGAPVVAPAPGRVVLVGRESEGFRLHGNTIGIDHGQGVSSIFLHLSRMDVREGDFVQAGQRIGAIGATGSATGPNLHWGLYVHGQSVDPVPWRYDGFE